A window of the Acidobacteriota bacterium genome harbors these coding sequences:
- a CDS encoding BlaI/MecI/CopY family transcriptional regulator: MARRKSPTLTEVELELMDVLWDRGQATVSEIVEALPEERLAYSSVLTMMRILEQKGYVEHEKEGRAFIYRPLVDRQQAQKSVIGYLLKRFFNNSPELLVVNLLEHDDVGPDEVKRLKRMIEKSS; this comes from the coding sequence TTGGCGCGCAGAAAATCGCCGACTTTGACCGAGGTCGAGTTGGAATTGATGGACGTGCTCTGGGATCGCGGGCAAGCAACCGTGTCCGAAATCGTGGAGGCTTTGCCGGAAGAACGGCTGGCATACAGTTCGGTGCTCACGATGATGCGCATCCTCGAACAGAAGGGTTATGTCGAGCATGAGAAGGAAGGCCGGGCGTTCATCTATCGTCCATTGGTAGACCGGCAGCAGGCGCAGAAGAGCGTGATCGGGTATTTGCTCAAACGCTTCTTCAATAATTCGCCGGAATTGCTAGTGGTCAATTTGCTCGAACACGATGACGTAGGCCCGGATGAGGTCAAACGTCTCAAGCGGATGATTGAAAAATCATCCTAG
- a CDS encoding ABC transporter permease — translation MTTFWQDLRYAVRMLRGNPGVTLAAVLSLALGIGAAAAIFSVVDALLLRPLPYPEAGRLVVVREVNTRGGQMSLAEPNYEDLSARSQSFSTLAMSAGSFQLVVTGGSEPRRARVSYASGSFFEVMGVQPHAGRVFLPEETKYGGPKAALVSYEFWQRQLGARADLSAARLNVDGALCNVVGVLPPGFDYPAETEVWVTTGIEPPNTSRTAHNWPVVGRLRAGVTLQQARAEVSAIGQRIRQENGAQLGAAPDFAMTDFALTPLQEHLTRNVRAGLWLLLGAVGLLLLVACANAANLLLAQLTARQREFAVRAALGAGRWQITRQLVVENLVLTLASAGLGALLASFGVDVLLQLEQGSLPRLNPVGVDGRVLFFAGALAVLIGVVLGCLPALRFGQQDLQAALKEGGRGQSAGALSQRLRGALVIAQLALTLVLLTGAGLLGRSFIKLWQTDPGFKPERAVVMRLSLPSTVTPQEDERTRLFYVQLLARVQQLTGVGAVGGINSLPLAERGANGTFLLDGDPAQRGTADYRVASGGFFTALGVPLLRGRFFDERDTVNAPHAALINQALAARYWPNRDPLGQRIQFGNMDGDKHILTVVGVVGDVRDALDAPVEPTVYACSVQRPQWWQVSRLAVVVRSPLEPAALIPALRATVLGLRADVPLNFSTLPEVFSASLDQRRFSLVIFGAFALVALLLAALGVYGVMSYVVTQRTHELGIRLALGAGARDVLRLVIGQGLRLALAGIALGLLAALAATRLLATLVYGVSTTDPLTFAGIAVLLLTVAFLACWLPARRAARVDPLVALRCE, via the coding sequence ATGACGACATTCTGGCAAGACTTGCGCTATGCCGTGCGTATGTTGCGCGGCAACCCCGGCGTCACGTTGGCCGCCGTGCTTTCGCTGGCGTTGGGCATTGGTGCGGCGGCGGCAATCTTCAGCGTGGTGGATGCGCTGTTGTTGCGTCCGCTGCCTTACCCTGAAGCGGGGCGGCTGGTCGTGGTGCGCGAAGTCAATACGCGCGGCGGACAGATGTCGCTGGCCGAGCCGAATTACGAAGACCTGAGCGCGCGCAGCCAGAGCTTCAGCACGCTGGCCATGTCGGCAGGCAGCTTTCAGCTTGTCGTGACCGGTGGCAGCGAGCCTAGGCGCGCGCGCGTTTCGTATGCTTCGGGCAGCTTCTTTGAAGTCATGGGCGTGCAACCCCACGCGGGCCGCGTCTTTTTGCCGGAAGAAACAAAGTACGGCGGGCCGAAAGCGGCGCTGGTGAGTTACGAATTTTGGCAGCGGCAATTGGGCGCGCGCGCGGATTTGAGCGCGGCGCGGCTCAACGTGGATGGCGCGCTGTGCAACGTGGTGGGCGTGCTGCCGCCCGGCTTCGACTATCCGGCGGAAACCGAAGTCTGGGTGACGACCGGGATCGAACCGCCGAACACTTCGCGCACCGCGCATAACTGGCCGGTGGTCGGGCGGCTGCGCGCGGGTGTCACGCTACAGCAGGCGCGCGCCGAAGTCAGCGCCATCGGCCAACGGATACGGCAGGAAAATGGCGCGCAACTGGGCGCCGCGCCGGATTTCGCCATGACGGATTTCGCCTTGACGCCCTTGCAGGAACATCTGACGCGCAACGTGCGCGCAGGCTTGTGGTTGTTACTGGGCGCGGTCGGGTTGTTGTTGCTGGTGGCCTGCGCGAACGCCGCGAATTTACTGTTGGCGCAATTGACGGCGCGGCAGCGCGAATTCGCCGTGCGGGCGGCGTTGGGCGCGGGGCGTTGGCAAATCACACGGCAATTGGTCGTCGAGAATCTGGTGTTGACACTCGCGTCAGCAGGGCTAGGCGCGCTGCTCGCCAGCTTTGGCGTGGACGTGTTGTTGCAACTCGAACAGGGCAGCTTGCCGCGCCTGAATCCGGTGGGTGTGGATGGGCGCGTGTTGTTCTTCGCTGGCGCGCTGGCCGTGCTGATCGGCGTCGTGCTGGGTTGTTTACCGGCGCTGCGTTTTGGGCAACAGGATTTGCAGGCGGCGCTGAAAGAAGGCGGACGCGGACAATCCGCCGGCGCACTCAGTCAACGCTTGCGCGGCGCATTGGTGATCGCGCAACTGGCCCTGACGCTGGTGTTGCTGACGGGCGCGGGCTTGCTAGGGCGCAGCTTCATCAAGTTGTGGCAAACCGATCCGGGCTTCAAACCGGAGCGCGCCGTAGTCATGCGGCTCTCGCTGCCTTCGACCGTCACGCCGCAAGAGGATGAGCGCACGCGGCTGTTTTATGTGCAGTTGCTGGCGCGCGTGCAACAACTGACGGGTGTCGGCGCCGTGGGCGGCATCAATTCGCTGCCGCTGGCGGAACGTGGCGCGAACGGCACGTTCCTGCTTGACGGCGATCCGGCGCAACGCGGCACGGCGGATTATCGCGTGGCGAGCGGCGGCTTTTTCACGGCGCTGGGCGTGCCGCTGTTGCGCGGACGATTCTTTGACGAGCGCGACACCGTGAATGCGCCGCACGCCGCCCTCATCAATCAAGCGCTGGCCGCGCGCTACTGGCCCAACCGCGACCCGCTCGGCCAACGCATTCAATTCGGCAATATGGACGGCGACAAGCACATCCTGACGGTCGTTGGTGTGGTCGGCGATGTGCGCGACGCGCTGGATGCGCCGGTCGAGCCGACGGTCTATGCCTGTTCGGTGCAGCGCCCGCAATGGTGGCAGGTCTCGCGGTTGGCCGTCGTCGTGCGCTCGCCGCTCGAACCGGCGGCTTTGATTCCGGCCCTACGCGCGACGGTGCTGGGGCTGCGCGCCGATGTGCCGCTGAATTTCAGCACACTGCCCGAAGTCTTTTCCGCCTCGCTTGATCAGCGCCGCTTTAGCTTGGTGATCTTCGGCGCGTTCGCCCTCGTCGCGCTGTTGCTGGCGGCGCTGGGCGTTTACGGCGTGATGTCTTATGTCGTCACGCAACGCACGCACGAACTCGGCATCCGCCTGGCGCTGGGCGCGGGCGCGCGCGACGTGTTGCGGCTGGTGATCGGACAGGGGCTGCGGCTGGCGTTGGCGGGCATTGCGTTGGGACTGCTGGCCGCGCTGGCAGCCACGCGCTTGCTGGCAACGCTGGTGTACGGCGTGAGCACGACCGATCCGCTGACGTTTGCGGGCATCGCGGTGTTGTTGCTGACGGTGGCATTCCTGGCGTGCTGGTTGCCCGCGCGGCGGGCGGCGCGGGTTGATCCTTTGGTGGCGTTGCGGTGCGAATGA
- a CDS encoding HEAT repeat domain-containing protein has product MLRQLTFVGLLLILFVGLSTAQTTATRTYTRADFVNVDGSSLNDKLDRAIQQFKAARQGDSCWVAYHPPVRANANYGMQNWTYSDGDGIRLERRDDPAGAAVFLLADLSTGKTVYTRVKTLNVNEPYQFENRPVYWLGNVDAGQSLAQLETLLRANQADTSEKSIVRSIVRAISYHDHPRVVGLLEEVAQKEQSFELQRSAIASLGSIGSKESLDALDKLFNNASPALKKEIVRAYRYAGDRANEKRVLDRLTALAKSNETADIRAEAVRRIASFRGDAVADRLFEIYDALGDQQLKREILQAVSIGDSVNERVIKRLITIAKSGSDAELQRAAVRRLGGERGDDQLDALIEIYDSVAVDGVREEVINRLARSNNRKASDKLLKIAKDEPNPRLRQAAIRRLSSRSS; this is encoded by the coding sequence ATGTTGCGTCAACTCACATTCGTTGGCTTGTTGCTGATCTTGTTTGTCGGTCTGTCCACTGCTCAGACCACCGCCACGCGCACCTACACGCGCGCCGATTTCGTCAACGTGGATGGCAGCAGTTTGAATGACAAGCTCGACCGCGCCATTCAACAATTCAAAGCCGCACGGCAAGGCGATTCGTGCTGGGTCGCCTATCATCCGCCGGTGCGCGCCAATGCCAACTATGGCATGCAAAATTGGACATACAGCGACGGCGACGGCATCCGGTTGGAACGGCGCGATGATCCGGCGGGCGCGGCGGTCTTTCTGCTGGCTGACTTGAGCACGGGCAAGACCGTTTACACACGCGTCAAAACGCTCAACGTCAACGAGCCGTACCAGTTTGAAAACCGCCCGGTCTATTGGCTCGGCAATGTTGACGCCGGGCAAAGCCTGGCGCAGTTGGAAACCCTGCTGCGCGCCAATCAAGCCGACACCAGCGAAAAGAGCATTGTGCGCAGCATCGTCCGCGCCATCAGTTATCACGATCACCCGCGCGTCGTCGGCTTGCTCGAAGAGGTCGCGCAAAAAGAGCAGAGCTTTGAATTGCAGCGTTCGGCGATTGCCAGCCTGGGCAGCATCGGCAGCAAAGAGAGCCTGGACGCGCTCGACAAACTGTTTAACAACGCCAGCCCGGCGCTCAAAAAAGAAATCGTGCGCGCCTATCGTTACGCGGGCGACCGCGCGAATGAAAAACGCGTGCTCGACCGGCTGACCGCGCTCGCCAAATCGAATGAGACCGCCGACATTCGCGCCGAAGCCGTGCGCCGCATCGCCAGTTTTCGCGGCGATGCCGTGGCTGACCGCTTGTTTGAAATCTACGACGCGCTCGGCGATCAGCAACTCAAACGCGAGATCCTCCAGGCGGTTTCCATTGGCGACAGCGTCAACGAACGGGTCATCAAACGCCTGATTACGATTGCCAAAAGCGGCAGCGACGCCGAATTACAGCGCGCGGCGGTGCGGCGCTTGGGCGGCGAACGCGGCGACGATCAGCTCGACGCCTTGATCGAGATTTACGACAGCGTCGCGGTGGACGGCGTGCGCGAAGAAGTCATCAATCGCCTGGCACGCAGCAACAACCGCAAAGCCTCCGACAAGTTATTGAAGATCGCCAAAGACGAACCCAATCCGCGCTTGCGGCAGGCGGCGATTCGGCGCTTGTCGAGCCGCAGCAGTTAG
- a CDS encoding PIG-L family deacetylase has translation MPSLHAGSAAYPGLRNPFMSLRIIAFGAHPDDCELKAAGSAAKWAAAGHKVKFVATTNGDVGHFAQAGGPLALRRTAEVTRCAELLGITTQVLDIHDGELLPTLENRRTIARLIREWQADIVLCHRTCDYHPDHRYTGVLVEDAAVLVAAPFFVTDVPPCPRNPVILYYSDGFKKPYPFDPAIIVGIDEVIEVKRACIEAMPSQFADADSWQGRYLPGVPQGKDNDEGRKAFIREWLIARDADVAQRYRALLVERYGEAQGNTVQYAEAFEVCQYGRQPTAAELNELFPR, from the coding sequence ATGCCAAGTTTGCACGCTGGAAGCGCTGCGTACCCAGGTTTGAGGAATCCATTTATGTCACTCCGCATCATCGCGTTCGGCGCACACCCGGACGATTGCGAATTGAAAGCCGCCGGTTCCGCCGCCAAATGGGCCGCTGCCGGGCACAAGGTCAAATTCGTCGCCACCACCAACGGCGACGTAGGCCATTTTGCTCAGGCAGGCGGGCCGTTGGCGTTGCGACGCACGGCAGAGGTCACGCGTTGCGCTGAATTGCTGGGCATCACGACGCAGGTGCTGGACATTCACGATGGCGAGTTGCTGCCGACATTAGAAAACCGCCGCACCATCGCGCGGCTCATCCGCGAATGGCAGGCCGACATCGTGCTGTGTCATCGGACGTGCGATTACCACCCCGATCATCGCTACACCGGCGTGCTGGTCGAAGACGCCGCCGTGTTGGTGGCTGCGCCGTTCTTTGTGACGGACGTGCCGCCCTGCCCGCGTAATCCGGTGATCCTGTATTACTCGGATGGCTTCAAGAAACCCTACCCGTTTGATCCGGCCATCATTGTCGGCATTGACGAGGTGATTGAGGTGAAACGCGCCTGCATCGAAGCCATGCCTTCGCAATTCGCCGATGCCGATTCCTGGCAAGGGCGTTACCTGCCCGGCGTGCCCCAAGGCAAAGATAACGACGAAGGGCGCAAGGCCTTCATCCGCGAATGGCTGATTGCACGCGATGCCGATGTCGCCCAGCGCTATCGTGCGTTACTGGTCGAGCGCTACGGCGAGGCGCAGGGCAACACGGTGCAATATGCCGAAGCGTTCGAGGTTTGCCAATACGGGCGGCAGCCGACGGCAGCTGAGTTGAATGAATTGTTTCCGCGCTAA
- a CDS encoding CocE/NonD family hydrolase — translation MKNNSLRALLLVGLVCLGAFSILPAGQAQQESTDIKARYTKSEHQIVMRDGVKLFTSVYVPQDTSQKYPIMMQRTPYSVAPYGPTVYRTQLGPSPLFQKEGFIFVFQDVRGRNMSEGDFMWMKPFKPNKTSVKDTDETTDTYDTIDWLLKNIPNNNGRVGMWGISYPGHYAAQALIDPHPALKAVSPQAPMADNWLGDDMHHNGALFLPHAFNFIIGFGRPRTGPSVPQGGPRFDHGTNDGYKFFLEMGALPNAQKYMKNEIKIWDEWMEHGDYDQYWQPQNVPQHLKKVTPAVMTVGGLFDAEDVQGPLAIYRAIEKNNPRAWNVLVEGPWCHGCWARRDGTALGGANFGSNTSAFYQENIEFPFFMHFLKDKGEMKLPEAYMFESGSNTWKTYAEWPPKNSAPKQLYLHANGKLAFTAPSDGAAYDEYVSDPAKPVPFQNRISTGMNYEYMVDDQRFAATRPDVLVYQTEVLTEDVTISGELFADLFASTSGTDSDFVVKLIDVYPDRAADTSMNGYQMLVRGEPMRAKYRNSWSKPEALKPGEVTRIPFAMPDVNHNFQQGHRIMLHIQSTWFPLVDRNPQKFLNIYQAKDSDFQKATQRIYHSAKFPTSLKVNVLK, via the coding sequence ATGAAAAACAATTCTCTGCGCGCGTTACTGCTCGTTGGTTTGGTCTGCCTGGGGGCGTTCAGCATTTTGCCCGCAGGCCAGGCGCAACAAGAGTCCACCGACATCAAAGCGCGTTACACCAAGAGCGAACATCAAATCGTCATGCGCGACGGCGTCAAGCTGTTTACCTCGGTCTACGTGCCGCAAGACACGTCGCAAAAGTATCCAATCATGATGCAGCGCACGCCGTATAGCGTCGCGCCGTATGGGCCGACCGTCTATCGCACGCAACTCGGCCCCTCGCCGTTGTTTCAAAAAGAAGGCTTCATCTTTGTTTTTCAAGATGTGCGCGGGCGCAATATGTCCGAAGGCGACTTCATGTGGATGAAGCCGTTCAAGCCGAACAAGACCAGTGTTAAAGACACGGACGAAACGACCGATACCTACGACACGATTGACTGGCTGCTGAAAAATATCCCGAACAACAACGGCCGCGTGGGTATGTGGGGCATCTCGTACCCCGGCCATTACGCGGCGCAAGCCTTGATTGATCCGCATCCGGCGCTCAAGGCCGTCTCGCCCCAAGCGCCGATGGCGGACAATTGGCTGGGCGATGATATGCACCACAACGGCGCGTTATTTTTGCCGCACGCCTTCAATTTCATCATTGGCTTTGGCCGCCCCCGCACAGGGCCAAGCGTGCCGCAAGGTGGGCCGCGTTTTGATCACGGGACGAATGACGGCTACAAATTCTTTTTGGAAATGGGCGCGTTGCCCAACGCGCAAAAGTACATGAAGAACGAGATCAAGATTTGGGACGAATGGATGGAGCACGGCGATTATGATCAATACTGGCAGCCGCAAAACGTGCCGCAGCATTTGAAGAAGGTCACGCCCGCCGTCATGACCGTCGGCGGTTTGTTCGATGCCGAAGACGTGCAAGGGCCGCTCGCTATTTACCGCGCCATCGAAAAGAACAACCCACGAGCCTGGAACGTGCTGGTCGAAGGCCCCTGGTGCCACGGTTGCTGGGCGCGCCGCGATGGCACTGCGCTGGGCGGCGCGAATTTCGGTTCCAACACCTCGGCCTTTTATCAGGAGAACATCGAGTTCCCGTTTTTCATGCACTTCCTGAAAGACAAGGGCGAGATGAAGCTGCCCGAAGCGTATATGTTTGAGAGCGGCTCAAACACCTGGAAGACCTACGCCGAATGGCCGCCGAAAAACAGCGCGCCGAAGCAATTGTATTTGCACGCCAACGGCAAACTGGCTTTTACAGCGCCGAGCGACGGCGCAGCCTATGACGAATACGTGAGCGACCCGGCCAAGCCTGTGCCGTTTCAGAATCGCATCTCGACCGGGATGAATTACGAATACATGGTGGATGATCAACGCTTCGCCGCCACGCGGCCCGATGTGCTGGTGTACCAAACCGAGGTGCTGACCGAAGACGTGACGATCAGCGGCGAACTCTTTGCCGATCTATTCGCCTCGACTTCCGGCACTGATTCCGACTTTGTGGTGAAGCTGATTGATGTGTATCCCGACCGCGCCGCTGACACCAGCATGAACGGCTATCAAATGCTGGTGCGCGGCGAACCGATGCGCGCCAAATACCGCAACAGTTGGTCGAAACCCGAAGCGTTGAAACCGGGCGAAGTCACGCGCATCCCATTTGCCATGCCCGATGTGAATCACAACTTCCAGCAAGGCCACCGGATCATGCTGCACATTCAAAGCACCTGGTTCCCGCTGGTAGACCGCAATCCGCAGAAGTTTTTGAATATCTACCAAGCCAAAGACAGCGATTTTCAAAAGGCGACCCAACGCATTTACCACTCGGCGAAGTTCCCAACGAGTTTGAAAGTGAATGTCTTGAAGTAA
- a CDS encoding SDR family oxidoreductase: MQLLEGKTAIVTGSGRGIGRAVAVMFAQHGASVVVNDLDGEVAEQAVSEIKAAGGNAVACVGSVTAPAFPDKIVKTCVEEFGKLDIIVNNAGYTWDAVVQNITDEMWDAMIEVHLTAPFKIIRAAVPYMREVAKQEIAEGRRVHRKIINVSSTSGVAGNPGQANYSAGKMGIVGVTKTLAKEWGRFNINVNAVAYGFIETRLTAAKENQPTAHIGENEIQLGIPEQMRQMAQKFVPLGRGGTPEEAAGPVLFLASPLSDYVTGHVLLVTGGSYV; encoded by the coding sequence ATGCAATTACTCGAAGGCAAAACTGCCATTGTCACCGGCTCCGGTCGCGGCATCGGGCGCGCTGTGGCGGTGATGTTTGCACAACACGGCGCATCCGTCGTCGTCAACGATTTGGACGGCGAAGTCGCTGAACAAGCCGTCAGTGAAATCAAAGCAGCAGGCGGTAACGCGGTTGCTTGCGTCGGCAGCGTGACCGCGCCCGCATTCCCAGACAAGATCGTTAAGACCTGCGTCGAAGAGTTCGGCAAGCTCGACATCATCGTCAATAACGCTGGCTACACTTGGGACGCCGTGGTGCAAAACATCACCGACGAGATGTGGGACGCGATGATCGAAGTGCATCTGACCGCGCCCTTCAAAATCATCCGCGCCGCTGTGCCTTACATGCGCGAAGTCGCCAAGCAGGAAATCGCCGAGGGCCGGCGCGTCCATCGCAAGATCATCAACGTGTCTTCCACCTCCGGCGTCGCCGGCAATCCGGGCCAGGCGAATTATTCCGCCGGCAAGATGGGCATCGTCGGCGTGACCAAAACGCTGGCGAAGGAATGGGGCCGTTTCAACATCAACGTCAATGCGGTGGCCTACGGTTTTATCGAAACACGGCTAACGGCGGCGAAAGAGAATCAACCCACCGCGCACATCGGCGAGAACGAGATTCAACTCGGCATCCCCGAACAGATGCGGCAGATGGCGCAGAAATTCGTCCCACTCGGTCGCGGCGGCACGCCCGAAGAAGCCGCCGGGCCGGTGTTGTTTCTAGCGTCGCCCCTGTCTGATTATGTGACCGGGCATGTGTTGCTGGTCACGGGCGGGTCGTATGTGTAA
- a CDS encoding HEAT repeat domain-containing protein has translation MNSVLETLDPLARLAVQALLNSLWQGLLIAALVWVLLHVLGRVSATTRHALWLISLLTISLLPLAGMFWAYPRATNLPKPEPESGRLTVTATAPIARPPQVLPLSSTAMPFRNSSVSLPAQLPKEFAGEPLSFSVTASAPVTAAPALTPVAATKPGVSGWIARLNRRFSNWLADWFNGRTPLWLAALWLMASALLGGRIARSYVFLFRLRRRLEPVSEALAQRKDYLAARFGIGRAVGLCSAASVKMPLTIGWLRPLIVLPSDLPESLSSVECDSVIAHELAHIKRLDYVTNFAQRLIQAALFFHPAVWFINKQLVIERELACDDWAVKLTGEPRRYASCLTKLVELLSESKPLAAATGILFGKHIISRRVEMILNRDRNATTSVSKPALAYAIGLAFLFVFACSALSPVIAVPLGQKPAKKAPEVKPAKPAPTAPRAEATTILPGDILDELPVPARIEFDGPDGAAIVIPALPPLPAFAELPEWAVDAPVALQDGPRVAPAAPLAPLPPEAPLAPLAWADALGTTIPAQAYAPATPMALAGTIPWGQNATAQSKTPAIPEAELLSLLTDIVKKDSDENVRREALQGIYRMHNSDAAINSLISLYDSISDVKTKSEILNYLMRRTGDNSKAIAKLVQIAKSEKDENLMRAALNQLAYVKGDEGADHLIAIYDGMQDPKLKQRVIRALAYNKSKKAVDKLMAIAKNDSDPTVRTAAIRSLYEIDNRLYLNFAEGTRQSLLTEPKVLTIPRVNLERMNEQMLELKDHMRFDFEGKKFELNKEQLNDAMKRANEAMERARDLNGKLHFEFDGKAFELNKEQLLEFQNRARAAQERATEQMRELQERLRDEWREGEPRVYRVTPEARPPRKEERDQQREERKSNQEPKPASKPATTPKPASYNAARI, from the coding sequence ATGAATTCAGTGCTTGAAACCCTTGATCCGCTGGCGCGGCTGGCCGTGCAAGCTTTGCTGAATAGTTTGTGGCAAGGCTTGTTGATTGCAGCGCTGGTCTGGGTGTTGTTGCACGTACTGGGCCGCGTGAGTGCGACGACGCGCCATGCCTTGTGGCTGATCAGTCTCTTGACGATTAGTTTGCTGCCGTTGGCCGGAATGTTCTGGGCGTACCCGCGCGCGACCAACTTGCCAAAGCCGGAACCGGAGTCAGGCAGACTGACAGTGACGGCGACTGCCCCGATAGCCAGACCGCCGCAAGTGTTGCCTTTGTCTTCAACCGCAATGCCGTTTCGCAACTCGTCTGTGTCGTTGCCAGCGCAATTGCCCAAAGAATTTGCCGGTGAACCGTTGAGCTTCAGCGTGACGGCCAGTGCCCCCGTCACCGCCGCGCCTGCCTTGACGCCCGTTGCCGCAACGAAGCCGGGCGTCAGTGGCTGGATAGCCCGATTGAACCGGCGTTTCTCGAATTGGTTGGCAGACTGGTTCAACGGGCGCACGCCGTTGTGGTTGGCGGCCCTGTGGCTGATGGCGAGTGCGTTGCTGGGCGGGCGCATTGCGCGCAGTTATGTGTTTCTTTTCCGCTTGCGCCGCCGGTTGGAACCTGTGTCCGAGGCACTGGCGCAGCGTAAAGATTATTTGGCGGCGCGGTTTGGCATTGGGCGCGCGGTCGGTTTGTGCAGTGCCGCAAGCGTCAAGATGCCGCTGACGATTGGCTGGTTACGGCCCCTGATCGTGCTGCCGTCCGATTTGCCGGAGAGTTTATCGAGTGTCGAGTGCGACAGCGTGATCGCCCACGAATTGGCGCACATCAAGCGGTTGGATTACGTGACGAATTTTGCGCAACGGCTGATCCAGGCCGCGCTGTTCTTCCACCCGGCGGTCTGGTTCATCAATAAGCAGTTGGTGATCGAGCGCGAATTGGCCTGTGACGATTGGGCCGTCAAGCTCACCGGCGAACCGCGCCGTTACGCAAGTTGTTTGACGAAATTGGTCGAGTTGTTAAGCGAAAGCAAACCGCTGGCTGCGGCCACGGGAATTCTGTTTGGAAAACACATCATCTCAAGGAGGGTAGAAATGATTCTCAATCGTGACCGCAATGCGACGACTTCGGTGTCGAAGCCCGCGTTAGCCTACGCCATCGGACTGGCGTTCCTGTTCGTTTTTGCGTGTAGCGCGCTCTCGCCGGTGATCGCCGTGCCGCTGGGCCAGAAGCCCGCGAAGAAAGCGCCGGAGGTCAAACCGGCCAAACCCGCGCCTACCGCGCCGCGTGCCGAAGCCACAACGATTTTGCCCGGCGATATTTTGGATGAGCTGCCCGTGCCCGCACGGATCGAATTTGATGGCCCTGATGGAGCGGCTATCGTGATTCCCGCGTTGCCGCCCCTGCCCGCGTTCGCCGAATTGCCGGAGTGGGCTGTGGATGCGCCAGTTGCCTTGCAAGATGGCCCGCGCGTTGCACCAGCCGCGCCGCTTGCGCCGCTTCCTCCTGAAGCTCCGCTCGCGCCATTGGCCTGGGCCGATGCGTTGGGAACTACCATTCCTGCACAAGCCTATGCGCCTGCTACGCCAATGGCATTGGCTGGGACCATTCCCTGGGGACAAAACGCTACGGCACAGAGCAAGACGCCCGCGATTCCCGAAGCAGAATTGCTGAGCCTGCTCACCGACATCGTCAAAAAAGACAGCGACGAGAATGTGCGCCGCGAAGCCCTCCAAGGCATTTACCGCATGCACAACAGCGATGCCGCGATCAATTCGCTGATTTCGTTGTATGACAGCATCAGCGATGTCAAAACCAAGAGCGAAATTCTCAATTACCTGATGCGCCGCACCGGCGACAACAGCAAAGCCATCGCCAAGCTCGTCCAAATCGCCAAGAGTGAGAAGGACGAAAACCTGATGCGCGCCGCGCTGAATCAACTGGCTTATGTCAAAGGCGACGAAGGGGCGGATCATCTGATTGCGATTTACGACGGGATGCAAGACCCGAAACTGAAACAACGCGTGATTCGCGCGCTGGCTTACAACAAGAGCAAAAAGGCTGTGGACAAGCTGATGGCTATCGCCAAGAACGACAGCGATCCGACGGTGCGCACGGCGGCGATCCGCAGCCTTTACGAAATTGACAATCGCCTCTATCTCAATTTCGCCGAAGGCACGCGCCAGAGCCTGCTGACCGAGCCGAAAGTGCTCACTATTCCGCGCGTCAACCTCGAGCGGATGAATGAGCAAATGCTCGAATTGAAAGACCACATGCGCTTCGATTTCGAGGGCAAGAAGTTCGAGTTGAACAAAGAGCAACTCAATGACGCCATGAAAAGGGCGAACGAAGCAATGGAACGGGCGCGCGATTTGAACGGCAAGCTGCATTTTGAATTCGATGGGAAGGCCTTTGAATTGAACAAAGAGCAATTGCTGGAATTCCAAAACCGCGCGCGCGCAGCACAGGAACGCGCCACCGAACAAATGCGCGAGTTGCAAGAACGGTTGCGCGACGAATGGCGCGAGGGCGAACCCCGCGTTTACCGGGTGACGCCGGAAGCCCGGCCACCGCGCAAGGAAGAACGCGACCAGCAGCGCGAAGAGCGCAAGTCGAACCAGGAGCCAAAGCCTGCCAGTAAACCCGCCACAACGCCCAAACCGGCGAGTTACAACGCCGCGCGCATCTGA